One window of Burkholderia vietnamiensis LMG 10929 genomic DNA carries:
- the rbsK gene encoding ribokinase — translation MTAPNAGAGRVTVVGSLNMDLVVRAPRLPLPGETLAGRAYAQAAGGKGGNQAVAAARLGAQVAMIGCVGADAHGAALRAGLEAEGIDCSRVATSASASTGVALIVVDDASQNTIVIVAGGNGEVTPATVAQHEAAIAAADVLICQLETPPDAVFAALSAGRRLGRTVVLNPAPAVAPLPDGWLPLVDYLIPNEVEAAALTGLPVRDPADAEAAARALQAAGARNVLVTLGARGVLALSADGAARHYPAPVVQALDTTAAGDTFIGGFAVRLAAGDGVDASIRFAQRAAAVSVTRAGAQPSIPTLAELA, via the coding sequence ATGACGGCGCCCAACGCCGGTGCAGGCCGCGTGACGGTGGTCGGTAGCCTCAACATGGATCTCGTCGTACGTGCGCCGCGGCTGCCGTTGCCGGGCGAAACGCTGGCCGGCCGCGCGTATGCGCAGGCAGCGGGCGGCAAGGGCGGCAACCAGGCCGTCGCCGCCGCGCGCCTGGGCGCGCAGGTCGCGATGATCGGCTGTGTCGGCGCGGACGCGCACGGCGCAGCGCTGCGCGCGGGCCTCGAGGCGGAAGGCATCGATTGCTCGCGGGTCGCGACGAGCGCGTCCGCATCGACGGGCGTCGCGCTGATCGTCGTCGACGATGCGAGCCAGAACACGATCGTGATCGTCGCGGGCGGCAACGGCGAAGTCACGCCGGCAACGGTCGCGCAGCACGAGGCCGCGATCGCCGCGGCCGACGTGCTGATCTGCCAGCTCGAGACGCCGCCGGACGCGGTATTCGCGGCGCTGTCGGCCGGGCGGCGCCTCGGGCGCACGGTGGTGCTGAACCCGGCGCCGGCCGTCGCGCCGCTGCCCGACGGCTGGCTGCCGCTGGTCGACTATCTGATTCCGAACGAGGTCGAGGCCGCCGCGCTGACCGGCCTGCCGGTGCGCGATCCGGCCGACGCGGAAGCTGCCGCGCGCGCGCTGCAGGCGGCCGGCGCACGCAACGTGCTGGTCACGCTCGGCGCGCGCGGCGTGCTGGCGCTCAGCGCCGACGGCGCGGCGCGCCACTATCCGGCGCCCGTCGTGCAGGCGCTCGACACGACCGCCGCCGGCGACACCTTCATCGGCGGCTTCGCGGTCCGGCTCGCGGCCGGCGACGGCGTCGACGCCTCGATCCGTTTTGCGCAGCGCGCCGCGGCCGTCTCGGTCACGCGCGCGGGCGCGCAGCCTTCGATTCCCACCCTCGCCGAACTGGCCTGA
- a CDS encoding ABC transporter permease, protein MTQPPVSPSDAGAQQDLAGGRARTLSGTRLGVSNYLGLAGALVAMVALFSALSSHFLTYDTFSTIANQIPDLVVMSVGMTFVLIIAGIDLSVGSVLALAASMVSVAALKWQWAPLPAALSGIAVATVTGSLTGAVTVGWRIPSFIVSLGVLEGARGLAYQLTNSRTAYIGDAFDFLSNPIALGISPAFLIAVAVMIAAQFVLTRTVFGRYLVGIGTNEEAVRLAGVNPRPYKILVFALMGALAGLASLFQISRLEAADPNAGVGLELQVIAAVVIGGTSLMGGRGSVISTFFGVLIISVLAAGLAQIGANEPTKRIITGAVIVVAVVLDTYRSRRSRAR, encoded by the coding sequence ATGACCCAGCCTCCCGTATCGCCGAGTGACGCAGGCGCACAGCAGGACCTGGCCGGGGGCCGCGCGCGCACGCTGTCCGGCACACGGCTCGGCGTCTCGAACTACCTCGGGCTCGCCGGTGCGCTCGTCGCGATGGTCGCGCTGTTTTCGGCGCTGAGCTCGCACTTCCTGACCTACGACACGTTCAGCACGATCGCGAACCAGATTCCCGATCTCGTCGTGATGTCGGTCGGCATGACGTTCGTGCTGATCATCGCCGGCATCGACCTGTCGGTCGGCTCCGTCCTGGCGCTGGCCGCGTCGATGGTCAGCGTGGCCGCGCTGAAATGGCAGTGGGCGCCGTTGCCGGCCGCGCTGAGCGGCATCGCGGTCGCCACCGTGACCGGCTCGCTGACGGGCGCGGTGACGGTCGGCTGGCGGATTCCGTCGTTCATCGTGTCGCTCGGCGTGCTGGAAGGCGCGCGCGGGCTCGCGTACCAGCTGACGAATTCGCGTACCGCGTATATTGGCGACGCGTTCGATTTCCTGTCGAACCCGATCGCGCTCGGCATTTCGCCGGCGTTCCTGATCGCGGTCGCGGTGATGATCGCCGCGCAGTTCGTGCTGACGCGCACCGTGTTCGGACGCTATCTGGTCGGAATCGGCACGAACGAAGAAGCCGTGCGGCTGGCAGGGGTTAACCCGCGGCCGTATAAAATCCTCGTATTCGCATTGATGGGCGCGCTTGCCGGGCTCGCGTCGCTGTTCCAGATTTCGCGGCTCGAAGCGGCGGACCCGAACGCGGGCGTGGGCCTCGAGCTGCAGGTGATCGCGGCCGTCGTGATCGGCGGCACGAGCCTGATGGGCGGGCGCGGCTCGGTGATCAGCACGTTCTTCGGCGTTTTGATCATCTCCGTGCTGGCGGCGGGGCTTGCGCAGATCGGCGCGAACGAGCCCACCAAACGGATCATCACGGGGGCGGTGATCGTGGTGGCCGTCGTGCTCGACACGTATCGCAGCCGGCGCTCGCGCGCACGGTAG
- a CDS encoding sugar ABC transporter substrate-binding protein — protein sequence MKVLFRRRFLTAALAAVAVAATPAAYAQSAAKPKVALVMKSLANEFFLTMENGAKEYQKHNAGQFDLITNGIKDETDTANQIRIVEQMIVSKVDAIVLAPADSKALVPVVKKAVDAGIVVVNIDNRLDPDVLKSKNLNVPFVGPDNRKGARKVGDYLAKRLKAGDQVGIVEGVSTTTNAQQRTAGFQDAMKAGGMKVVSVQSGEWEIDKGNAVASAMLNEYPNLRALLCGNDNMAIGAVSAVRAAGKQGKVLVVGYDDINAIKPMLKDGRVLATADQYAAKQAVFGIDTALKAIAEHRKQSELSGVVETPVDLVTK from the coding sequence ATGAAGGTCCTGTTTCGCCGTCGCTTCCTGACCGCCGCGCTCGCCGCCGTCGCGGTCGCCGCCACCCCGGCCGCGTATGCGCAGTCTGCGGCCAAGCCGAAGGTCGCGCTGGTGATGAAGTCGCTCGCCAACGAGTTCTTCCTGACGATGGAAAACGGCGCGAAGGAATACCAGAAGCACAACGCCGGCCAGTTCGACCTGATCACGAACGGCATCAAGGACGAGACCGACACCGCCAACCAGATCCGCATCGTCGAGCAGATGATCGTGTCGAAGGTCGACGCGATCGTGCTCGCGCCGGCCGATTCGAAGGCGCTCGTGCCGGTGGTGAAGAAGGCGGTCGACGCGGGCATCGTCGTCGTGAACATCGACAACCGGCTCGATCCCGACGTGCTGAAGTCGAAGAACCTGAACGTGCCGTTCGTCGGCCCCGACAACCGCAAGGGCGCGCGCAAGGTCGGCGACTACCTCGCGAAGAGGCTCAAGGCGGGCGACCAGGTCGGCATCGTCGAAGGCGTGTCGACGACCACCAACGCGCAGCAGCGCACGGCCGGCTTCCAGGATGCGATGAAGGCGGGCGGCATGAAGGTCGTGTCGGTGCAGTCGGGCGAATGGGAGATCGACAAGGGCAACGCGGTCGCGTCCGCGATGCTCAACGAATACCCGAACCTGCGCGCGCTCCTGTGCGGCAACGACAACATGGCGATCGGCGCCGTGTCGGCGGTGCGGGCGGCGGGCAAGCAGGGCAAGGTGCTGGTGGTCGGCTACGACGACATCAACGCGATCAAGCCGATGCTGAAGGACGGCCGCGTGCTCGCGACCGCCGACCAGTACGCGGCGAAGCAGGCGGTGTTCGGCATCGACACGGCGCTGAAGGCCATCGCCGAGCATCGCAAGCAGTCTGAGCTGTCCGGCGTGGTCGAGACGCCGGTCGACCTCGTCACCAAGTGA
- a CDS encoding sulfate/molybdate ABC transporter ATP-binding protein, producing MGITVRHLQKRFGDFTALDNVSLDFPPGELVALLGPSGCGKTTLLRVIAGLEHADAGQVLLQGLDVASVGARDRQVGFVFQHYALFRHMTVFENVAFGLRVKPRRERPSETVIRDKVHELLKLVQLDWLAQRYPSELSGGQRQRIALARALAVEPKVLLLDEPFGALDAKVRKELRSWLRRLHDDLHISTIFVTHDQEEALEVADRIVVLNRGHVEQVGSPQDVYDHPQSAFVYEFLGAANRLPGTVAARGFVAEGAAASIAVDADFAGPAHAYVRPHDLQLWPVGGGHRDGIAVDVRRVIPLGGSVRVELEARTGGALEAELDRDAWRALALQVGDGATAVPRALRVFPAH from the coding sequence ATGGGTATCACCGTCCGTCATCTTCAGAAGCGCTTCGGCGATTTCACCGCGCTCGACAACGTGTCGCTCGATTTCCCGCCGGGCGAGCTCGTCGCGCTGCTCGGGCCGTCCGGCTGCGGCAAGACCACGCTGCTGCGCGTGATCGCGGGCCTCGAGCACGCGGACGCCGGCCAGGTCCTGCTGCAGGGCCTCGACGTCGCGTCGGTCGGCGCGCGCGATCGCCAGGTCGGCTTCGTGTTCCAGCATTACGCGCTGTTCCGCCACATGACCGTGTTCGAGAACGTTGCCTTCGGCCTGCGCGTGAAGCCGCGCCGCGAACGCCCGTCGGAAACGGTGATTCGCGACAAGGTGCACGAGCTGCTGAAGCTCGTGCAGCTCGACTGGCTCGCGCAGCGCTATCCGTCCGAACTGTCGGGCGGCCAGCGCCAGCGCATCGCGCTGGCTCGCGCGCTCGCGGTGGAGCCGAAGGTGCTGCTGCTCGACGAGCCGTTCGGCGCGCTCGACGCGAAGGTGCGCAAGGAACTGCGCAGCTGGCTGCGGCGCCTGCACGACGACCTGCACATCTCGACGATCTTCGTCACGCACGACCAGGAGGAGGCGCTCGAAGTGGCCGATCGCATCGTCGTGCTGAACCGCGGTCACGTCGAGCAGGTCGGCAGCCCGCAGGACGTCTACGACCATCCGCAAAGCGCGTTCGTCTACGAATTCCTCGGCGCGGCGAACCGGCTGCCGGGCACGGTCGCCGCGCGCGGTTTCGTCGCCGAGGGCGCGGCGGCGTCGATCGCGGTCGACGCCGATTTCGCGGGCCCCGCACACGCCTACGTGCGGCCGCACGACCTGCAGCTGTGGCCGGTGGGCGGCGGCCATCGCGACGGCATCGCGGTGGACGTGCGCCGCGTGATTCCGCTCGGCGGTTCGGTGCGCGTCGAGCTGGAGGCGCGCACGGGCGGGGCGCTGGAAGCCGAGCTCGATCGCGACGCGTGGCGTGCGCTCGCGCTGCAGGTCGGCGACGGCGCGACGGCCGTGCCGCGCGCGCTGCGGGTCTTTCCCGCACACTGA
- the cysT gene encoding sulfate ABC transporter permease subunit CysT, with protein sequence MTTYIFRKPSALPGFGVTLGITVAYLSLVVLIPLAATFLKTATLSWDQFVAAVTSPRVLASYRLTFSAALGGALINAVFGFLVAWVLVRYTFPFKRVVDAIVDLPFALPTSVAGISLAAVYATNGWVGQYLAPLGIKIAFTPAGVLVALTFIGLPFVVRTVQPVLEDFEREQEEAAACLGASRWLTFRRVVLPAVLPALLTGFALAFARALGEYGSVIFIAGNVPMKSEITSLLIITKLEQYDYAGATALAVVMLVVSFLMLLLINTLQWYLQRRTSRGASAPVAVAASAAGGAQ encoded by the coding sequence ATGACGACGTACATCTTTCGCAAGCCGAGCGCGCTGCCCGGTTTCGGCGTGACGCTCGGCATCACGGTGGCGTATTTGAGCCTCGTGGTGCTGATTCCGCTCGCCGCCACATTTCTCAAGACCGCGACCTTGTCGTGGGACCAGTTCGTCGCGGCCGTCACGTCGCCGCGCGTGCTCGCGTCGTACCGGCTGACGTTTTCGGCCGCACTCGGCGGCGCGTTGATCAACGCCGTGTTCGGCTTTCTCGTCGCGTGGGTGCTGGTGCGCTACACGTTCCCGTTCAAGCGCGTCGTCGACGCGATCGTCGACCTGCCGTTCGCGCTGCCGACGTCCGTCGCCGGCATCTCGCTCGCGGCCGTCTACGCGACCAACGGCTGGGTCGGCCAGTATCTCGCGCCGCTCGGCATCAAGATCGCGTTCACGCCGGCCGGCGTGCTGGTCGCGTTGACGTTCATCGGGCTGCCGTTCGTCGTGCGCACCGTGCAGCCCGTGCTCGAGGATTTCGAGCGCGAGCAGGAGGAGGCCGCCGCATGCCTCGGCGCGTCGCGCTGGCTCACGTTCCGCCGCGTCGTGCTGCCGGCCGTGCTGCCCGCGCTGCTCACCGGCTTCGCGCTCGCGTTCGCGCGCGCGCTCGGCGAGTACGGGTCGGTGATCTTCATCGCCGGCAACGTGCCGATGAAGTCCGAGATCACGTCGCTGCTGATCATCACGAAGCTCGAGCAGTACGACTACGCGGGCGCGACCGCGCTGGCGGTCGTGATGCTGGTCGTGTCGTTCCTGATGCTGCTGCTGATCAACACGCTGCAGTGGTATCTGCAGCGCCGCACGAGCCGGGGCGCGAGCGCGCCCGTCGCGGTGGCCGCGAGCGCCGCGGGAGGTGCGCAATGA
- the cysW gene encoding sulfate ABC transporter permease subunit CysW: MSRQSSIVSNNHAAAHARAATRLDPVSEPRAVRWLLIGVALAFLAFFLVVPLAAVFFEALRKGVGFYLESLADPDAWSAIRLTLTVAVIAVPLNLVFGVCASWAIAKFEFRGKALLTTLIDLPFSVSPVISGLVYVLLFGAQGWLGPWLQDHDVQIIFAVPGIVLATIFVTFPFVARELIPLMQAQGSDEEEAARVLGASGWQIFRRVTLPNVKWGLLYGVILCNARAMGEFGAVSVVSGHIRGVTDTMPLHVEILYNEYNFAAAFAVASVLALLALVTLALKLLAERHLAAELAGARDDVPAHAGPVAAVSSKS, encoded by the coding sequence ATGAGCCGCCAGTCCAGCATCGTGTCGAACAACCATGCCGCCGCGCACGCGCGCGCGGCGACGCGGCTCGATCCCGTGAGCGAGCCGCGCGCCGTGCGCTGGCTGCTGATCGGCGTCGCGCTCGCGTTCCTCGCGTTCTTCCTCGTCGTGCCGCTCGCCGCGGTGTTCTTCGAGGCGCTGCGCAAGGGCGTCGGCTTCTATCTCGAATCGCTCGCAGATCCGGACGCGTGGTCGGCGATCAGGCTGACGCTGACGGTCGCCGTGATCGCGGTGCCGCTCAATCTCGTGTTCGGCGTGTGCGCGTCGTGGGCGATCGCGAAGTTCGAGTTCCGCGGCAAGGCGTTGCTGACCACGCTGATCGACCTGCCGTTCTCCGTGTCGCCGGTGATCTCCGGGCTCGTCTACGTGCTGTTGTTCGGTGCGCAGGGCTGGCTCGGGCCGTGGCTGCAGGACCACGACGTGCAGATCATCTTCGCGGTGCCGGGCATCGTGCTCGCGACGATCTTCGTCACGTTCCCGTTCGTCGCGCGCGAGCTGATCCCGCTGATGCAGGCGCAGGGCAGCGACGAGGAGGAAGCCGCGCGCGTGCTCGGCGCGTCGGGCTGGCAGATCTTCCGGCGCGTGACGTTGCCGAACGTCAAGTGGGGCCTGCTGTACGGCGTGATCCTCTGCAATGCGCGCGCGATGGGCGAGTTCGGCGCGGTGTCGGTCGTGTCCGGCCACATCCGCGGCGTGACCGACACGATGCCGTTGCACGTCGAGATCCTGTACAACGAATACAACTTCGCGGCGGCGTTCGCGGTGGCGTCGGTGCTTGCGCTGCTCGCGCTCGTCACGCTCGCGCTGAAGCTGCTCGCCGAGCGTCACCTCGCCGCCGAACTGGCCGGGGCACGCGACGACGTTCCCGCTCATGCCGGCCCCGTCGCGGCCGTTTCGTCGAAATCGTAA
- a CDS encoding LacI family DNA-binding transcriptional regulator produces MATIKDVAAMAGVSFTTVSHVVNNSRPVSADVRAKVEGAIRELNYVPSAVARSLKARATATIGLVVPNSTNPYFAELARGIEDQCAANGYCVFFCNSDDDPVKQRNYLRVLQEKRIDGLIVASAGEDAVLAQTLADSQAPLVVVDRNIEGLPADLVQIDHERGAYLATRHLLELGHAKIGCITGPTDTAVSAMRVHGFIRAMAERGIDIVPGAIAESDFSCLGGYHAAARLFETVQPSAIFAGNDLMGVGALRAAAERGIRVPDECSIIGFDDIEFSRYTYPALSTVGQSVRALGEMAAQTLIERIGGGSTAAPSRRRVVSPRLVLRESTSVYREPAMPGARA; encoded by the coding sequence ATGGCGACGATCAAGGATGTAGCGGCCATGGCGGGCGTGTCGTTTACGACCGTCTCGCACGTAGTGAACAATTCGCGGCCGGTGTCCGCGGATGTGCGCGCGAAGGTCGAAGGCGCGATTCGCGAGCTGAACTACGTGCCGTCGGCCGTAGCGCGCTCGCTGAAGGCGCGCGCGACGGCGACCATCGGCCTCGTCGTGCCGAACAGCACGAATCCGTATTTCGCGGAGCTTGCACGCGGCATCGAGGATCAATGCGCGGCGAACGGCTATTGCGTGTTCTTCTGCAACTCGGACGACGACCCGGTGAAGCAGCGCAACTACCTGCGCGTGCTGCAGGAAAAGCGTATCGACGGGCTGATCGTCGCATCGGCCGGCGAGGACGCCGTGCTCGCGCAGACGCTCGCCGATTCGCAAGCGCCGCTCGTCGTCGTCGATCGCAACATCGAGGGGCTGCCGGCCGACCTCGTGCAGATCGACCACGAGCGCGGCGCGTATCTGGCCACGCGGCATCTGCTCGAGCTCGGCCACGCGAAGATCGGCTGCATCACCGGCCCGACCGACACGGCCGTCAGCGCGATGCGCGTGCACGGCTTCATCCGCGCGATGGCCGAGCGCGGCATCGACATCGTGCCGGGCGCGATCGCCGAAAGCGATTTTTCGTGCCTCGGCGGCTATCACGCGGCGGCGCGGCTGTTCGAGACGGTGCAGCCGAGCGCGATTTTCGCCGGCAACGACCTGATGGGCGTCGGCGCGCTGCGCGCGGCGGCCGAGCGCGGCATCCGCGTGCCGGACGAATGCTCGATCATCGGCTTCGACGACATCGAGTTTTCCCGCTACACCTATCCGGCGCTGTCGACGGTCGGGCAGTCGGTGCGGGCGCTCGGCGAAATGGCCGCGCAGACGCTGATCGAGCGGATCGGCGGCGGCTCGACGGCCGCGCCGAGCCGCCGCCGCGTCGTGTCGCCGCGGCTCGTGCTGCGCGAATCGACGTCGGTCTATCGGGAGCCGGCCATGCCCGGTGCGCGCGCATGA
- a CDS encoding sulfate ABC transporter substrate-binding protein: MAKRNTGLGGAAGRLIATLALGAAAALGIASHAWADTTFLNVSYDPTRELYQDYNQAFGKEWKAKTGETVNFKQSHGGSGAQARSVLDGLQADVVTLALAYDIDALANKGLVAKDWQKRLPDNASPYTSTIVFLVRKGNPKGIKDWDDLTRPGISIVTPNPKTSGGARWNYLAAWAYAVHKPGGSEQSAKEFVTKLYKNAGVLDSGARGATTSFVQRGIGDVLIAWENEAFLSIKEFGTDKFEIVVPSVSILAEPPVAVVDKVVDKKGTRKLAEAYLNFLYSPQGQEIAARNYYRPRSKNVPAELTKQFPKLKLYTVDDTFGGWTNAQKTHFADGGVFDSIYKPQ, from the coding sequence ATGGCGAAGCGCAATACGGGGCTGGGCGGCGCAGCGGGGCGCCTGATCGCAACACTGGCGTTGGGCGCGGCGGCGGCGCTCGGCATCGCCTCGCACGCATGGGCCGACACGACGTTCCTGAACGTGTCCTACGACCCGACGCGCGAGCTGTACCAGGACTACAACCAGGCGTTCGGCAAGGAATGGAAGGCGAAGACGGGCGAGACGGTCAACTTCAAGCAGTCGCACGGCGGCTCGGGCGCGCAGGCGCGCTCGGTGCTCGACGGGCTGCAGGCCGACGTGGTCACGCTCGCGCTGGCATACGACATCGATGCGCTCGCGAACAAGGGGCTCGTCGCGAAGGACTGGCAGAAGCGCCTGCCGGACAACGCATCGCCGTACACGTCGACGATCGTGTTCCTGGTGCGCAAGGGCAACCCGAAGGGCATCAAGGACTGGGACGATCTGACCAGGCCCGGCATTTCGATCGTCACGCCGAACCCGAAGACCTCGGGCGGCGCGCGCTGGAACTATCTGGCCGCGTGGGCGTACGCGGTGCACAAGCCGGGCGGCAGCGAGCAGAGCGCGAAGGAGTTCGTGACGAAGCTCTACAAGAATGCAGGCGTGCTCGACTCCGGCGCGCGCGGCGCGACGACGAGCTTCGTGCAGCGCGGCATTGGCGACGTGCTGATCGCGTGGGAGAACGAGGCGTTCCTGTCGATCAAGGAATTCGGCACCGACAAGTTCGAGATCGTGGTGCCGTCGGTGAGCATCCTCGCCGAGCCGCCCGTCGCGGTGGTCGACAAGGTGGTCGACAAGAAGGGCACGCGCAAGCTGGCCGAGGCCTACCTGAATTTCCTGTACAGCCCGCAGGGCCAGGAGATCGCCGCGCGCAACTACTACCGGCCGCGCTCGAAGAACGTGCCGGCGGAGCTGACGAAGCAGTTCCCGAAGCTCAAGCTGTACACGGTGGACGACACGTTCGGCGGCTGGACGAATGCGCAGAAGACGCATTTCGCGGACGGCGGCGTGTTCGATTCGATCTACAAGCCGCAATAA
- a CDS encoding CysB family HTH-type transcriptional regulator, producing MNFQQLRFVREAVRQNMNLTEVANVLYTSQSGVSKQIKDLEDELGVDIFIRRGKRLTGLTEPGKAVHQLIERMLLDAENLRRVARQFADQDSGHLVVATTHTQARYALPKVIRQFTEVFPKVHLALRQGSPQQIAQMILNGEADLGISTEALDRYPDIVTFPCYSWHHTVVVPKGHPLVGREHLTLDEIAEYPIITYDQDFTGRSHIDQAFAQAGAVPDVVLTAIDADVIKTYVELGMGIGVVAAMAFDPQRDTGLVALDTQHLFEASTTRVGLRKGAFLRAYAYRLIEMFAPQLNEAEIAAQLREAV from the coding sequence ATGAATTTTCAGCAATTGCGCTTCGTGCGCGAGGCCGTGCGCCAGAACATGAACCTGACCGAAGTCGCGAACGTGCTGTACACGTCGCAGTCGGGCGTGTCGAAGCAGATCAAGGATCTCGAGGACGAGCTGGGCGTCGACATCTTCATCCGGCGCGGCAAGCGGCTCACCGGCCTCACCGAGCCGGGCAAGGCCGTGCACCAGCTGATCGAGCGGATGCTGCTCGACGCCGAGAACCTGCGGCGCGTCGCGCGCCAGTTCGCCGATCAGGACAGCGGCCACCTCGTCGTCGCGACGACGCACACGCAGGCGCGCTACGCGCTGCCGAAGGTGATCCGCCAGTTCACCGAAGTGTTCCCGAAGGTGCATCTCGCGCTGCGCCAGGGTAGCCCGCAGCAGATCGCGCAGATGATCCTGAACGGCGAAGCCGATCTCGGCATCTCGACCGAGGCGCTCGACCGCTATCCGGACATCGTCACGTTCCCGTGCTATTCGTGGCACCACACGGTCGTCGTGCCCAAAGGGCATCCGCTCGTCGGACGCGAGCATCTGACGCTCGACGAGATCGCCGAATATCCGATCATCACCTACGACCAGGATTTCACCGGCCGCTCGCACATCGACCAGGCGTTCGCGCAGGCCGGCGCGGTGCCCGACGTCGTGCTGACCGCGATCGATGCTGACGTCATCAAGACTTACGTCGAGCTCGGGATGGGGATCGGCGTGGTCGCGGCGATGGCGTTCGATCCGCAGCGCGACACGGGGCTCGTCGCGCTCGACACGCAGCACCTGTTCGAGGCGAGCACGACCCGCGTCGGGCTGCGCAAAGGCGCGTTCCTGCGCGCCTATGCTTACCGCCTGATCGAGATGTTCGCGCCGCAGTTGAACGAAGCCGAGATCGCGGCGCAGTTGCGCGAGGCGGTGTAA
- a CDS encoding sugar ABC transporter ATP-binding protein has protein sequence MEPTFQPSRPVVPVLAVSGVGKTYAEPVLADVTLTLAAGQALALTGENGAGKSTLSKIIGGLVEPTTGTMQLGGDAYAPASRTQAEALGVRMVMQELNLLPTLTVAENLFLNRLPRRFGIIDRARLRADARAAMAQVGLDAIDPDTPVGALGIGHQQMVEIARNLIGDCRVLILDEPTAMLTAREVELLFEQIDRLKARGVAIVYISHRLEELARVAERVAVLRDGRLVHVGDMAAISADGLVTLMVGRELGEHIDLGARRIGAPRLVVSGMTRGTAVQDVSLEVRAGEIFGISGLIGAGRTELLRLIYGADTPDTGMIAVGEPPQPVRIQSPVDAVAHGIALITEDRKGEGLLLTQSVASNVSLGQLDRLARGGVVDTARETALAEQQIDALRIRTHGAAQPVGELSGGNQQKVVIGRWLARDMGVLLFDEPTRGIDVGAKFEIYTLMGALARDGRALVVVSSDLRELMLICDRIGVMSAGRMTAVFERGNWTQDALLAAAFAGFGRDALPDGMQHPDAGAAPRAASAVSTTGPHS, from the coding sequence ATGGAACCGACCTTCCAACCTTCCCGTCCAGTCGTCCCCGTGCTCGCCGTATCCGGCGTGGGCAAGACCTACGCCGAACCGGTGCTCGCCGACGTCACGCTGACGCTCGCGGCGGGCCAGGCGCTCGCGCTGACCGGCGAGAACGGCGCGGGCAAGAGCACGCTGTCGAAGATCATCGGCGGGCTGGTCGAGCCGACGACCGGCACGATGCAGCTCGGCGGCGACGCGTATGCGCCGGCCAGCCGCACGCAGGCCGAGGCGCTCGGCGTGCGCATGGTGATGCAGGAGCTGAACCTGCTGCCGACGCTGACGGTCGCCGAGAACCTGTTTCTGAACCGGCTGCCGCGGCGCTTCGGCATCATCGACCGCGCGCGGCTGCGCGCCGATGCGCGGGCCGCGATGGCGCAGGTCGGGCTCGACGCGATCGATCCCGATACGCCGGTCGGCGCGCTCGGCATCGGCCATCAACAGATGGTCGAGATCGCGCGCAACCTGATCGGCGACTGTCGCGTGCTGATCCTCGACGAGCCGACCGCGATGCTGACCGCGCGCGAGGTCGAACTGCTGTTCGAGCAGATCGACCGCTTGAAGGCGCGCGGCGTCGCGATCGTCTATATCTCGCACCGGCTCGAGGAGCTCGCGCGCGTTGCCGAGCGGGTCGCGGTGCTGCGCGATGGCCGGCTCGTGCACGTCGGCGACATGGCCGCGATCAGCGCCGACGGGCTCGTCACGCTGATGGTCGGCCGCGAGCTCGGCGAGCACATCGATCTCGGCGCGCGCCGGATCGGCGCGCCGCGCCTCGTCGTGTCGGGCATGACGCGCGGCACGGCCGTGCAGGACGTGTCGCTCGAAGTGCGCGCCGGCGAGATCTTCGGCATCTCCGGGCTGATCGGCGCGGGGCGCACCGAATTGCTGCGGCTGATCTACGGCGCGGACACGCCCGATACGGGCATGATCGCGGTCGGCGAACCGCCGCAGCCGGTGCGCATCCAGTCGCCGGTCGACGCGGTCGCGCACGGCATCGCGCTGATCACCGAGGACCGCAAGGGCGAAGGGCTGCTGCTCACGCAATCGGTCGCCTCCAACGTGTCGCTCGGCCAGCTCGATCGGCTCGCGCGCGGCGGCGTCGTCGATACGGCGCGCGAAACGGCGCTCGCCGAGCAGCAGATCGACGCGTTGCGGATCCGCACGCACGGCGCGGCGCAGCCAGTCGGCGAACTGTCGGGCGGCAACCAGCAGAAGGTCGTGATCGGCCGCTGGCTCGCACGTGACATGGGCGTGCTGCTGTTCGACGAGCCGACGCGCGGCATCGACGTCGGCGCGAAGTTCGAGATCTACACGCTGATGGGCGCGCTGGCGCGCGACGGCCGCGCGCTGGTGGTCGTATCGAGCGACCTGCGCGAGCTGATGCTGATCTGCGACCGGATCGGCGTGATGTCGGCCGGCCGCATGACCGCCGTGTTCGAACGCGGCAACTGGACTCAGGATGCGCTGCTGGCCGCCGCGTTCGCCGGCTTCGGCCGCGACGCGTTGCCGGACGGCATGCAGCATCCGGATGCGGGAGCGGCGCCGCGCGCGGCTTCCGCGGTTTCGACCACAGGACCACACTCATGA